A portion of the Streptomyces sp. YPW6 genome contains these proteins:
- a CDS encoding Gfo/Idh/MocA family protein has translation MDLEDLTPDQESERRAGIGIIGCADIAVRRAIPAIRKSPFDLVAVASRSPAKAESVAADTGCAAVEGYEALLRAPGVDAVYVPLPNSEHAEWARRALEAGKHVLIEKPAVPSAETARMLTGLAEERGLLIMENFAFLRHPQHDLAQDLIAEGAIGELRSFNGVFGIPPTDPNGIKYQAELGGGALWEVGCYPVRAAQEYLGGALEVLGASLEFDAKLGVDVSGATLLRDGSGVTAHCSFGLSHGYRSTYDLWGSEGRLTLEWAFTPSREARPVLRVEQRDRDTRIVAPASDQFLGVFSAFHAAVRDASARPAHHRELVRQADLMARIRAHAG, from the coding sequence GTGGACCTTGAAGATCTGACACCCGACCAGGAATCCGAGCGGAGAGCCGGTATCGGCATCATCGGGTGCGCCGACATCGCCGTGCGCCGGGCGATCCCCGCGATTCGGAAATCTCCGTTCGACCTCGTGGCGGTCGCGAGCCGCTCTCCGGCGAAGGCCGAGTCCGTCGCCGCCGACACGGGCTGCGCGGCCGTCGAGGGCTACGAGGCCCTTCTGCGCGCACCGGGAGTCGACGCCGTGTACGTCCCGCTGCCGAACAGCGAGCACGCGGAGTGGGCGCGCCGGGCGCTGGAGGCCGGCAAGCACGTCCTCATCGAGAAGCCGGCGGTGCCGAGCGCCGAGACCGCCCGGATGCTCACCGGTCTCGCCGAGGAGCGCGGGCTGCTCATCATGGAGAACTTCGCGTTCCTCCGGCACCCCCAGCACGACCTGGCCCAGGACCTGATCGCCGAGGGCGCGATCGGCGAACTCCGGTCCTTCAACGGTGTCTTCGGTATTCCGCCCACCGATCCGAACGGCATCAAGTACCAGGCGGAACTCGGCGGCGGCGCCCTGTGGGAAGTCGGCTGCTACCCGGTGCGCGCGGCCCAGGAGTACCTGGGCGGGGCGCTCGAAGTCCTCGGCGCTTCCTTGGAGTTCGATGCGAAGCTGGGCGTGGACGTGTCCGGTGCGACCCTGCTGCGCGACGGCTCCGGTGTCACCGCGCACTGCTCCTTCGGCCTCTCGCACGGCTACCGCTCGACGTACGACCTCTGGGGCAGCGAGGGGCGGCTGACCCTCGAATGGGCGTTCACGCCCTCACGCGAGGCCCGCCCCGTGCTGCGCGTCGAGCAGCGGGACCGGGACACGCGGATCGTCGCGCCGGCCTCGGACCAGTTCCTCGGCGTCTTCAGCGCCTTCCACGCGGCGGTCCGGGACGCCTCGGCCCGTCCGGCGCACCATCGCGAGCTGGTACGACAGGCCGATCTGATGGCCCGGATCCGCGCCCACGCCGGGTGA
- a CDS encoding dTDP-4-dehydrorhamnose 3,5-epimerase family protein, producing MLITEMTLPGAYRVEPEPLSDRRGHFFESVRASEILAESGWDFSVRQVNYSVSLKNTLRGIHGTKVPPGQAKFVTCVRGSALDIAVDLRVGSPTFGQYDVTHQSPETGTAVYLPDGIGHAFLALTGDTCMSYLCSQEYVPGTMIDVDALDPEIGLPWELKEPPIRSDKDAAAPTLAEAAALGILPTYEQCLPRPFAALRNG from the coding sequence GTGTTGATCACGGAAATGACGCTCCCGGGCGCCTACCGCGTCGAGCCGGAACCGCTGAGCGACCGTCGGGGGCATTTCTTCGAGTCGGTGCGTGCCAGCGAGATCCTGGCCGAGAGCGGCTGGGACTTCTCGGTCCGGCAGGTGAATTACTCGGTGTCCCTGAAGAACACGCTGCGGGGAATTCACGGCACCAAGGTCCCGCCCGGTCAGGCGAAGTTCGTGACCTGCGTTCGGGGCAGCGCGCTCGATATCGCGGTCGACCTCCGGGTCGGTTCTCCGACGTTCGGGCAGTACGACGTCACGCACCAGAGTCCGGAGACCGGCACGGCCGTGTACCTGCCCGACGGCATCGGCCACGCCTTTCTGGCCCTGACCGGCGACACCTGCATGAGCTACCTCTGCTCACAGGAGTACGTGCCCGGCACGATGATCGACGTCGACGCGCTCGATCCGGAGATCGGCCTGCCGTGGGAGCTGAAGGAACCGCCGATCCGCTCGGACAAGGACGCGGCGGCGCCCACCCTCGCGGAGGCGGCCGCGCTGGGCATCCTGCCCACGTACGAGCAGTGCCTGCCGCGCCCCTTCGCAGCCCTGCGGAACGGCTGA
- a CDS encoding antibiotic biosynthesis monooxygenase: MPIISPEAGHLTVLNLFKTDSRDRVDTLVDEMKKIVDVAAYPGWISSTVHRGQQNPGTANFIQWRGMEDLESRYNDSEFKHHTVPVFREITTYVRLMQTEVELSQRHPGYGDVTEVSPERDDYTVIEILGVKPNQQGTLVDTLGAAHEWLVDVPGYRSQSVMRGIRSRNLDGGQGTLATVGTDNDFVVVYSQWDGKVFYDSFRNQPEAQWIRARDAYQEKRYALTTSVDWNGYRAVHTRSAEQPVAAAAS, from the coding sequence ATGCCGATCATCAGCCCCGAGGCCGGCCACCTGACCGTCCTCAACCTCTTCAAGACCGACTCCCGCGACCGCGTCGACACCCTCGTCGACGAGATGAAGAAGATCGTGGACGTCGCCGCCTACCCGGGCTGGATCTCCAGCACCGTCCACCGCGGCCAGCAGAACCCGGGCACCGCCAACTTCATCCAGTGGCGGGGCATGGAGGACCTGGAGTCCCGTTACAACGACTCCGAGTTCAAGCACCACACGGTCCCGGTCTTCCGCGAGATCACCACCTACGTCCGCCTGATGCAGACCGAGGTCGAGCTGAGCCAGCGTCACCCCGGGTACGGCGACGTCACCGAGGTCTCGCCCGAGCGCGACGACTACACGGTCATCGAGATCCTCGGCGTGAAGCCGAACCAGCAGGGCACCCTGGTCGACACCCTGGGTGCCGCCCACGAGTGGCTGGTGGACGTCCCCGGCTACCGCTCGCAGAGCGTCATGCGCGGCATCCGCTCCCGCAACCTGGACGGTGGCCAGGGCACCCTGGCCACCGTCGGCACGGACAACGACTTCGTCGTCGTCTACTCGCAGTGGGACGGCAAGGTGTTCTACGACTCCTTCCGCAACCAGCCCGAGGCCCAGTGGATCCGGGCCCGTGACGCCTACCAGGAGAAGCGGTACGCCCTGACCACCAGCGTCGACTGGAACGGCTACCGCGCGGTCCACACCCGCTCCGCCGAGCAGCCGGTGGCCGCCGCCGCGAGCTGA
- a CDS encoding aromatase/cyclase, with protein sequence MTEHEIHRTEHTIDVDAPAELVYTLVADVTRWPETFPPTVHAEVVERTGESELIRLWATANGTAKTWTSRREHDAAKLEVTFRQERSQHPVGGMGGAWVVEPLTEATSRVRLLHDFHAATDDPADLEWIRQAVDRNSGSELQALKASAEAAGTDGLITFEDTVHVEGRGKDVYDFLNEAQLWQERLPHVGRVQLDEDEPGLQVLEMDTRAKDGSTHTTRSVRVCTPATTIVYKQIVLPALMTLHTGRWLIEERDGGVAVTSRHTVRINTENITKVLGADATAETAAAFVQSALSTNSLATLGLAKAHAEALAAGGAES encoded by the coding sequence GTGACCGAGCACGAGATCCACCGTACCGAGCACACGATCGACGTCGACGCCCCCGCCGAACTGGTGTACACACTGGTCGCCGACGTCACCCGCTGGCCCGAGACCTTCCCGCCGACCGTCCACGCCGAGGTCGTCGAGCGCACGGGCGAATCCGAGCTGATCCGGCTCTGGGCGACCGCCAACGGCACCGCCAAGACCTGGACCTCCCGGCGGGAACACGACGCCGCGAAGCTGGAGGTGACGTTCCGCCAGGAGCGTTCGCAGCACCCCGTCGGCGGCATGGGCGGCGCCTGGGTGGTCGAGCCCCTCACCGAGGCCACCTCCCGGGTCCGCCTCCTGCACGACTTCCACGCCGCCACCGACGACCCCGCCGACCTGGAGTGGATCCGGCAGGCCGTCGACCGCAACAGCGGCTCCGAGCTCCAGGCCCTCAAGGCGAGCGCCGAGGCCGCCGGCACCGACGGGCTCATCACCTTCGAGGACACCGTCCACGTCGAAGGCCGGGGCAAGGACGTCTACGACTTCCTCAACGAGGCCCAGCTCTGGCAGGAGCGCCTGCCGCACGTCGGCCGCGTCCAGCTCGACGAGGACGAGCCCGGCCTCCAGGTCCTGGAGATGGACACCCGGGCCAAGGACGGCAGCACCCACACGACCCGCTCCGTCCGCGTCTGCACCCCGGCCACGACGATCGTCTACAAGCAGATCGTCCTGCCCGCCCTGATGACCCTGCACACCGGCCGCTGGCTCATCGAGGAGCGCGACGGCGGCGTCGCCGTCACCTCCCGCCACACCGTGCGCATCAACACCGAGAACATCACCAAGGTGCTCGGCGCCGACGCCACGGCCGAGACCGCCGCCGCGTTCGTCCAGAGCGCGCTCAGCACCAACAGCCTCGCCACTCTCGGCCTCGCCAAGGCCCACGCCGAGGCCCTCGCCGCCGGAGGCGCGGAGTCATGA
- a CDS encoding sulfotransferase family protein, which produces MKLINAGLGRTGTTSLKVALDRLGLGPSFHMFDIVDDDARLEQWERIVCDGEDPDWRAVFAGYSSAVDGPCTVYYRQLAEAFPEARFVVTVRDAEGWYRSTYDTLYQFVLRSKERPPEPGSRQERLLRIVSTMIWDGVFEGRFEDQDHAVAAYRRHNEDIVRALGADKVLVYDVRQGWDPLCAFLGVDVPDEEFPHANDSAAMRQRIAQAAGAPVAAG; this is translated from the coding sequence GTGAAGCTCATCAACGCCGGTCTGGGCAGGACCGGCACGACCTCGCTGAAGGTGGCCCTGGACCGGCTGGGACTGGGGCCCTCCTTCCACATGTTCGACATCGTGGACGACGACGCGCGCCTGGAGCAGTGGGAGAGGATCGTCTGCGACGGGGAGGACCCCGACTGGCGGGCGGTGTTCGCCGGGTACTCCTCCGCGGTCGACGGTCCCTGCACGGTCTACTACCGGCAGCTCGCTGAGGCCTTCCCGGAGGCCAGGTTCGTCGTCACCGTCCGGGACGCCGAGGGCTGGTACCGGAGCACGTACGACACGCTCTACCAGTTCGTCCTGCGCAGCAAGGAGCGTCCGCCGGAGCCCGGCTCCCGCCAGGAACGGCTGCTCCGCATCGTCAGCACCATGATCTGGGACGGCGTCTTCGAGGGCCGCTTCGAGGACCAGGACCACGCCGTCGCGGCGTACCGCCGGCACAACGAGGACATCGTGCGCGCCCTCGGCGCCGACAAGGTGCTCGTCTACGACGTGCGCCAGGGCTGGGACCCGCTGTGCGCCTTCCTCGGGGTCGACGTCCCCGACGAGGAGTTCCCGCACGCCAACGACTCCGCCGCCATGCGGCAGCGGATCGCCCAAGCGGCCGGCGCCCCGGTCGCGGCGGGCTGA
- a CDS encoding 4Fe-4S dicluster-binding protein produces the protein MPEVKETPSGADTARAERIAERSRDENWKKPPRRIETSECITCDTCLRSCPPEFGAIFDDGLNVVIVPELCSGCPKCVMVCPVDCIYVDEDWTATEARMWEHIELTRGGTA, from the coding sequence GTGCCCGAGGTGAAAGAGACCCCGTCCGGAGCCGACACCGCTCGCGCCGAGCGGATCGCCGAGCGCTCCCGCGACGAGAACTGGAAGAAGCCCCCGCGTCGCATCGAGACGTCGGAGTGCATCACGTGCGACACGTGCCTGCGCAGCTGCCCGCCCGAGTTCGGGGCGATCTTCGACGACGGGCTCAACGTCGTGATCGTGCCCGAGCTCTGCTCCGGCTGCCCGAAGTGCGTGATGGTCTGCCCCGTCGACTGCATCTACGTCGACGAGGACTGGACCGCCACCGAGGCCCGCATGTGGGAGCACATCGAACTGACCAGAGGAGGGACCGCATGA
- a CDS encoding amidase, with translation MSESTTTKSRQPVRHGIHTTRKSLLDGHSTVTGHVLDVLGAIRATDPEIGAYVEVAEARALREAEAADRLLAVLGPAAFRDRPLLGSTVSVKDLIQTESLGTRRGSLLPNRREPADAPSVARLRAAGAIVVGKTTTSEYGWSASTVSRVCAPTRNPWAYDRTAGGSSGGSAAAVAAGMCTVSLGTDGAGSVRIPAAFCGVVGFKPSYGLVPYVPPCPERLSHVGPLAQSVADVAELMKVLAGRDGRDPDSAGVRSAPGRAAGPLRIGWIEFPGTSAPVRDVTEGVLPVLAALGHRVERVEVPFSDPYGALVDILAAADAHGTAPEDDARCDRGRLAVVRYGRSLGAAAVARAEDTRLALRIRLAAVMDSYDLLVMATVPIEPFAAEAIAPPWAADPAELRWLAWSPATYPFNLTGQPALSLPVGLTPAGLPVGLQLVGRVGDDGLVLQTAERVEAALGLALAPPGRPPEGK, from the coding sequence GTGTCAGAGTCCACAACGACGAAGAGCAGGCAGCCGGTCCGCCACGGCATTCACACCACACGGAAATCTCTTCTCGACGGTCATTCCACGGTCACCGGTCACGTCCTCGACGTGCTCGGTGCGATCCGCGCGACGGACCCGGAGATCGGCGCGTACGTCGAGGTCGCCGAGGCCCGCGCGCTGCGCGAGGCCGAGGCGGCCGACCGGCTGCTCGCCGTCCTCGGCCCGGCCGCCTTCCGCGACCGGCCGCTGCTCGGCAGCACCGTGTCGGTGAAGGACCTCATCCAGACCGAGTCCCTCGGGACCCGTCGCGGCTCGCTGCTGCCGAACCGCCGCGAGCCGGCCGACGCGCCGTCCGTGGCGCGGCTGCGCGCGGCGGGCGCGATCGTCGTGGGCAAGACGACCACGTCCGAGTACGGTTGGAGCGCGAGCACGGTGAGCCGGGTCTGCGCTCCCACCCGCAATCCCTGGGCGTACGACCGGACCGCGGGCGGCTCCAGCGGCGGGTCGGCGGCGGCCGTGGCGGCGGGAATGTGCACCGTCTCGCTCGGCACCGACGGCGCGGGCTCGGTCCGCATCCCCGCCGCCTTCTGCGGCGTGGTCGGCTTCAAGCCCTCGTACGGGCTCGTTCCGTACGTCCCGCCGTGCCCGGAGCGGCTGTCCCATGTGGGGCCGCTGGCGCAGAGCGTGGCGGACGTCGCCGAGCTCATGAAGGTGCTCGCCGGTCGCGACGGCCGCGACCCGGACTCGGCCGGTGTGCGCTCGGCCCCCGGGCGGGCGGCGGGACCGCTGCGGATCGGCTGGATCGAGTTCCCCGGTACGTCGGCCCCGGTGCGTGACGTCACGGAAGGCGTGCTGCCGGTCCTCGCCGCGCTCGGCCATCGGGTCGAGCGGGTCGAGGTGCCGTTCTCCGATCCGTACGGCGCGCTCGTGGACATCCTGGCCGCCGCCGACGCGCACGGCACCGCCCCCGAGGACGACGCCCGGTGCGACCGGGGCAGGCTCGCGGTCGTGCGGTACGGGCGCTCGCTCGGCGCCGCTGCGGTCGCGCGCGCCGAGGACACCCGGCTCGCGCTGCGGATCCGGCTCGCCGCGGTGATGGACTCCTACGACCTCCTGGTGATGGCGACCGTACCGATCGAGCCGTTCGCGGCCGAGGCGATCGCCCCGCCCTGGGCGGCCGACCCGGCCGAACTGCGCTGGCTGGCCTGGTCGCCCGCCACGTACCCCTTCAACCTCACCGGTCAGCCGGCCCTGTCGCTGCCCGTCGGCCTCACGCCCGCCGGCCTGCCGGTCGGCCTCCAACTCGTGGGCCGCGTCGGTGACGACGGCCTCGTGCTCCAGACCGCCGAACGCGTCGAGGCGGCCCTCGGCCTCGCCCTGGCCCCTCCGGGCCGGCCGCCGGAAGGGAAATGA
- a CDS encoding FAD-dependent monooxygenase codes for MQECDTDVIIVGAGPTGLMLAGELRLAGVEALVLERLAQPMRQSRALGFSARTMEEFGQRGLLESFGEMGVIPFGHFGGMPLDYTILPGGNFGVRGVPQAFTEANLTTWATGLGAEIRRGWEVTGLADDSEGVEVTADTPEGPRTLRARYLVGADGSRSEVRKLSGIDFPGTDATIEMLMADVTDVQVRLRPTGELGDAGMVVVLPVGPNTTRVVCFERGAGVRPTSEPPTFQEVADSFKRVTGDDISGGNAVWLSYFTDSSRQAAAYRKGRVFLAGDSAHIHMPIGAQGISAGLGDAVNLGWKLAATLKGHAPEGLLDTYDTERRPVAARIIANTLAQRSLYLGGPEMDPMRAVFAELLAHEDVRKHLVGLVTGFDITYDAGAGEHPLLGRRLPDFAFTGEDGETTAYQTLHAGRPVLLDLTGDPAVARAAAPWADRVDVVTAAVRPEGPLAGVDAVLVRPDGYTAWIAAAQAGTEGLGDALSRWFGTASQN; via the coding sequence GTGCAGGAATGTGACACCGACGTGATCATCGTGGGGGCAGGCCCCACCGGACTCATGCTCGCCGGCGAACTCCGCCTCGCCGGCGTCGAGGCCCTCGTCCTCGAACGGCTCGCCCAGCCGATGCGCCAGTCCCGCGCCCTCGGCTTCTCCGCCCGCACCATGGAGGAGTTCGGCCAGCGCGGTCTCCTGGAGTCCTTCGGCGAGATGGGCGTCATCCCGTTCGGCCACTTCGGCGGCATGCCGCTCGACTACACCATCCTGCCCGGCGGCAACTTCGGCGTACGCGGTGTCCCGCAGGCCTTCACCGAGGCCAACCTCACCACGTGGGCCACCGGTCTCGGCGCCGAGATCCGCCGCGGCTGGGAGGTCACCGGTCTCGCCGACGACTCCGAGGGCGTCGAGGTCACCGCCGACACCCCCGAGGGCCCGCGCACCCTCCGCGCCCGCTACCTGGTCGGCGCCGACGGCTCCCGCAGCGAAGTCCGCAAGCTGTCCGGCATCGACTTCCCCGGCACCGACGCCACCATCGAGATGCTGATGGCCGACGTCACCGACGTCCAGGTGCGGCTGCGCCCCACCGGCGAGCTGGGCGACGCCGGCATGGTCGTCGTCCTACCGGTCGGCCCCAACACCACGCGCGTCGTCTGCTTCGAGCGCGGCGCGGGCGTCCGCCCGACCTCCGAGCCGCCGACCTTCCAGGAGGTCGCCGACTCCTTCAAGCGGGTCACCGGCGACGACATCTCGGGCGGCAACGCCGTCTGGCTCAGCTACTTCACCGACTCCAGCCGGCAGGCCGCCGCCTACCGCAAGGGGCGCGTCTTCCTCGCCGGCGACTCGGCGCACATCCACATGCCGATCGGCGCCCAGGGCATCAGCGCCGGCCTCGGCGACGCCGTCAACCTCGGCTGGAAGCTCGCCGCCACCCTCAAGGGCCACGCCCCCGAGGGGCTGCTCGACACGTACGACACCGAGCGCCGCCCGGTCGCCGCCCGCATCATCGCCAACACGCTCGCCCAGCGCAGCCTGTACCTCGGCGGCCCCGAGATGGACCCGATGCGCGCCGTCTTCGCCGAACTCCTCGCCCACGAGGACGTCCGCAAGCACCTCGTCGGCCTCGTCACCGGCTTCGACATCACGTACGACGCCGGGGCCGGTGAGCACCCGCTGCTCGGCCGCCGTCTTCCGGACTTCGCCTTCACGGGCGAGGACGGCGAGACGACCGCCTACCAGACCCTGCACGCCGGGCGCCCGGTCCTGCTCGACCTGACCGGTGACCCCGCCGTCGCCCGGGCGGCCGCGCCGTGGGCCGACCGCGTCGACGTCGTCACCGCCGCGGTCCGCCCCGAGGGACCGCTCGCCGGGGTGGACGCGGTCCTCGTCCGCCCCGACGGCTACACCGCCTGGATCGCCGCCGCCCAGGCCGGCACCGAGGGCCTCGGGGACGCCCTCAGCCGCTGGTTCGGCACCGCCTCCCAGAACTGA
- a CDS encoding carboxymuconolactone decarboxylase family protein translates to MTPRMDNPSLVVPGALQPLLDLSEVIGKVGIPQATLDLVRLRVSEINGRDWTLVDPAGLANGADDRLPLVATWRTETVFTDAERSVLAMAEAVTLLADPEHMASDAVWEECARHFTEEQLGALLMHVGLVNMWNRVNVASNQAPAVWR, encoded by the coding sequence ATGACTCCACGGATGGACAACCCCTCCCTGGTCGTTCCCGGTGCCCTGCAGCCTCTGCTCGACCTGTCCGAGGTCATCGGCAAGGTCGGCATCCCGCAAGCGACCCTCGACCTCGTCCGCCTGCGCGTGAGCGAGATCAACGGCCGCGACTGGACCCTCGTGGACCCGGCCGGCCTGGCGAACGGCGCCGACGACCGCCTCCCGCTCGTCGCCACCTGGCGCACCGAGACCGTCTTCACGGACGCCGAGCGTTCCGTCCTCGCCATGGCCGAGGCCGTCACGCTCCTGGCGGACCCGGAGCACATGGCCTCCGACGCGGTGTGGGAGGAGTGCGCCCGGCACTTCACCGAGGAGCAGCTCGGCGCCCTGCTCATGCATGTCGGCCTGGTCAACATGTGGAACCGGGTCAACGTCGCCTCCAACCAGGCCCCCGCGGTCTGGCGCTGA
- a CDS encoding glutamine synthetase family protein: MVSRSWATLGEDSGVGRPSFVAEFGLWDERQIAAAEQVELQLAEVDLVRVAFCDPHGLARSKTVPAEVFRSVLRNGMDFSAGPFLFDTGHAVAVDFLADAGVGVGELLGAGDFVLVPDPRTFQVLPRDKGARTAWVLGDEYLRDGTPHPLSSRDVLRRVLAEYACHDLSPVIGLEVEWYLTRLAGGPVGNEGNGFGTQGPAPQVVAVNPGYQFNLDSAYDSVADIADPLAAMLTRLGLPLRSFEHESGPGQLETTFNPLRALDAADAMLLLRTQLKQECRRLGHHASFMTLPRLESFDASGWHLHQSVSSAKTGRNLFAEGDGLQDAVSADGRAYIEGLLSRAREFCLLSVPTVNGYRRLAPEFTLAPTTVDWQFENRSAMVRVLSGGSATHVENRIGEPCANPYLLIAAQLHAGLEGMLAGPPTAAPASRPRLPRTLREALDAFRTGESTERLLGAPLKACLAKLKESEADRFDAWSATAPPEALAGAVTEWEHREYFGAF; encoded by the coding sequence ATGGTCTCCAGGTCGTGGGCCACACTCGGCGAGGACAGCGGCGTCGGCCGCCCCTCCTTCGTCGCCGAGTTCGGGCTCTGGGACGAACGCCAGATCGCGGCGGCCGAGCAGGTCGAACTCCAGCTCGCCGAGGTCGACCTCGTGCGGGTCGCGTTCTGCGACCCGCACGGGCTCGCCCGCTCCAAGACGGTCCCGGCCGAGGTGTTCCGCTCGGTGCTCCGCAACGGCATGGACTTCAGCGCCGGGCCGTTCCTCTTCGACACCGGCCACGCCGTCGCCGTCGACTTCCTCGCGGACGCCGGGGTCGGCGTCGGCGAACTCCTGGGAGCGGGCGACTTCGTGCTCGTCCCCGACCCCCGTACCTTCCAGGTGCTGCCCCGGGACAAGGGCGCGCGCACCGCCTGGGTACTCGGCGACGAGTACCTCCGCGACGGCACCCCGCACCCCCTCTCCTCGCGCGACGTGCTGCGCCGGGTCCTCGCCGAGTACGCCTGCCACGACCTGTCGCCGGTCATCGGCCTGGAGGTCGAGTGGTACCTGACCCGGCTGGCCGGCGGTCCCGTCGGCAACGAGGGCAACGGCTTCGGCACCCAGGGACCGGCCCCCCAGGTGGTGGCCGTCAACCCCGGCTACCAGTTCAACCTCGACTCCGCCTACGACTCCGTCGCCGACATCGCCGACCCCCTCGCCGCGATGCTGACGCGTCTCGGCCTGCCGCTGCGCTCCTTCGAGCACGAGTCGGGCCCCGGCCAGCTGGAGACCACCTTCAACCCCCTGCGGGCCCTCGACGCCGCCGACGCGATGCTGCTGCTCCGCACCCAGCTCAAGCAGGAGTGCCGGCGCCTCGGCCACCACGCGTCCTTCATGACGCTGCCGCGTCTGGAGAGCTTCGACGCCAGCGGCTGGCACCTCCACCAGTCCGTCAGCAGCGCCAAGACGGGGCGGAACCTCTTCGCCGAGGGCGACGGTCTCCAGGACGCCGTCTCCGCCGACGGCCGGGCGTACATCGAGGGACTGCTCTCCCGCGCCCGGGAGTTCTGCCTCCTCTCCGTGCCGACCGTCAACGGATACCGGCGGCTCGCGCCCGAGTTCACGCTCGCGCCCACCACTGTCGACTGGCAGTTCGAGAACCGCAGCGCCATGGTCCGGGTGCTCAGCGGCGGCAGCGCCACCCATGTCGAGAACCGCATCGGGGAGCCCTGCGCCAACCCGTACCTCCTCATCGCCGCCCAGCTGCACGCGGGACTCGAAGGGATGCTTGCCGGGCCCCCGACCGCCGCCCCCGCCTCGCGTCCCCGGCTACCGCGGACACTGCGCGAGGCGCTCGACGCCTTCCGCACCGGCGAGAGCACCGAGCGGCTGCTCGGCGCCCCGCTCAAGGCGTGCCTGGCCAAGCTGAAGGAGAGCGAGGCCGACCGGTTCGACGCCTGGTCCGCCACCGCCCCGCCGGAGGCCCTCGCCGGCGCCGTCACCGAATGGGAGCACCGCGAGTACTTCGGTGCCTTCTGA
- a CDS encoding FAD-dependent monooxygenase, with the protein MTPTRADVPVVIVGAGPVGLLLACELGRARVPVVLVEKLARPMTESRASQLSTRTAELLHERDFGALLAESAHEPRTHFGGLGFALTPVDSPFAGNWKVPQYRTEAALAARAAELGVETLRSHELTELTERPDHVRCRIQGPEGPLGLRAAYVVGCDGARSTVRRLAGIPVTATPATRELLRADIRGLTVRDRRFERLTDGFAVANTRDGVTRIMVHAFGGPVPVRAGPPRFTEVVDTWRHVTGEEVSGGVPLWLDAFDNSRGQAVSYRRGRVLLAGDAAHWHLPVGGQALNTGLQDAVDLGPKLAESVRGTAAPGLLDSYHEVRHPAAARVLDHVAAQEQLMLGGPETEPLRAVLSEVIALPGVRRHLTSMASNLDDRLPVHPTPMEGRNDSAGM; encoded by the coding sequence ATGACCCCGACCCGGGCGGACGTGCCGGTCGTCATCGTCGGCGCGGGCCCCGTCGGGCTCCTGCTCGCCTGCGAGCTGGGACGAGCCCGGGTCCCGGTGGTCCTGGTGGAGAAGCTGGCCCGGCCGATGACCGAGTCACGCGCCAGCCAGCTCTCCACACGGACCGCCGAGCTGCTCCACGAACGCGACTTCGGCGCCCTCCTGGCCGAGTCCGCGCACGAACCCCGTACGCACTTCGGGGGCCTCGGCTTCGCGCTGACCCCGGTGGACAGCCCGTTCGCCGGGAACTGGAAGGTCCCCCAGTACCGGACCGAGGCCGCCCTCGCCGCCCGCGCCGCGGAACTGGGCGTCGAGACGCTCCGCTCCCACGAACTGACGGAGCTCACCGAGCGGCCGGACCACGTCCGCTGCCGGATCCAGGGCCCCGAAGGGCCGCTCGGTCTCCGTGCGGCGTACGTGGTCGGCTGCGACGGAGCCCGCAGCACGGTCCGCCGGCTCGCCGGCATCCCGGTGACCGCCACCCCGGCCACCAGGGAGCTGCTGCGCGCCGACATCCGCGGGCTCACCGTCCGCGACCGGCGCTTCGAGCGGCTCACCGACGGCTTCGCCGTGGCCAACACCCGCGACGGAGTCACCCGGATCATGGTCCACGCCTTCGGCGGGCCCGTGCCCGTCCGCGCCGGCCCGCCCCGCTTCACCGAGGTCGTCGACACCTGGCGGCACGTCACCGGAGAGGAGGTCTCCGGCGGTGTCCCGCTCTGGCTCGACGCCTTCGACAACTCCAGGGGACAGGCCGTCAGCTACCGGCGCGGCCGGGTCCTGCTGGCCGGCGACGCCGCCCACTGGCACCTGCCGGTCGGCGGCCAGGCCCTCAACACCGGGCTCCAGGACGCGGTCGACCTGGGCCCGAAACTCGCCGAGTCCGTACGCGGCACGGCCGCGCCCGGACTCCTCGACAGCTACCACGAGGTGCGGCACCCCGCCGCCGCCCGGGTCCTCGACCACGTCGCGGCCCAGGAACAGCTGATGCTCGGCGGTCCGGAGACCGAACCGCTGCGCGCGGTCCTCTCCGAGGTGATCGCCCTCCCCGGAGTCCGCCGCCATCTCACCTCGATGGCGAGCAACCTCGACGACCGGCTTCCGGTACACCCGACACCCATGGAAGGCAGGAACGACAGTGCAGGAATGTGA